The following are encoded in a window of Nakamurella sp. A5-74 genomic DNA:
- a CDS encoding 2-phospho-L-lactate transferase CofD family protein — protein MRIAVLAGGVGGARFLAGVKAHLGWQPDGSAPADSPDEIIAIVNTADDIRLHGLQICPDLDSCLYTLSGQADTERGWGRAGETWTVSRELADYGAEAPWFSLGDKDIATHLVRTRMLDAGYPLSAVMAAIGERWQPGVRLLPMSDDRVETHVVVDRPAADRAQDGAQGGAQGGAQAGADGDTERVALHFQEWWVRYRAGLTPHAITPVGADVATPAPGVLEAIRDADLVLIAPSNPVVSIGTILAVPGIREAIRSTAAPVVGVSPLIDDKPIRGHADICLAAIGVEATAQAVGRHYGARSVDGLLDGYLVAEGESADVPGVLVADIPLLMTDPGATAAMVAACRRLVGI, from the coding sequence GTGAGAATCGCAGTCCTGGCCGGCGGTGTCGGCGGTGCCCGTTTCCTGGCCGGCGTGAAGGCACATCTGGGCTGGCAACCCGACGGTTCGGCGCCCGCCGACTCCCCCGACGAGATCATCGCGATCGTCAACACCGCCGACGACATCCGGTTGCACGGCCTGCAGATCTGCCCCGACCTGGATTCGTGTCTCTACACGCTCAGCGGGCAGGCGGACACCGAACGCGGCTGGGGCCGGGCCGGCGAGACCTGGACCGTCTCCCGGGAATTGGCCGACTACGGCGCAGAGGCACCATGGTTCTCGTTGGGGGACAAGGACATCGCGACGCACCTGGTGCGCACCAGGATGCTCGACGCCGGCTATCCGTTGTCTGCCGTGATGGCCGCGATCGGTGAGCGCTGGCAGCCGGGCGTCCGGTTGCTGCCGATGAGCGACGACCGGGTCGAGACGCACGTGGTGGTCGATCGGCCCGCTGCGGATCGCGCCCAGGACGGCGCCCAGGGTGGTGCCCAGGGTGGAGCCCAGGCTGGGGCCGACGGCGACACCGAGCGGGTTGCCCTGCACTTCCAGGAGTGGTGGGTGCGCTATCGCGCGGGTTTGACGCCGCATGCCATCACCCCGGTCGGCGCCGATGTGGCGACCCCGGCACCCGGGGTGCTCGAGGCGATCCGGGATGCCGACCTGGTGCTGATCGCCCCGTCCAACCCGGTCGTCTCGATCGGCACCATCCTGGCCGTGCCCGGGATCCGGGAAGCGATCAGATCCACGGCGGCACCGGTCGTGGGCGTCTCCCCGCTGATCGACGACAAACCGATCCGCGGGCATGCCGACATCTGCCTGGCGGCGATCGGCGTCGAGGCCACCGCGCAGGCCGTCGGTCGGCACTACGGCGCCCGCTCGGTCGACGGCCTGCTCGACGGTTACCTGGTCGCGGAGGGCGAGTCCGCCGACGTCCCCGGGGTGCTGGTGGCCGACATCCCGTTGCTGATGACGGATCCGGGCGCGACCGCCGCCATGGTCGCCGCCTGCCGTCGGCTGGTGGGGATCTGA
- a CDS encoding NUDIX hydrolase, producing the protein MSHAELHADAIRVLTAWRPSDESQQALAHGYLAFLAARADAIRRSCVPGHLTASAVVLSADLRSTLLTLHPRVGRWLQLGGHCEDGDATLADAALREAVEESGIADLAPVAGPIQLDVHPITCSLGVPTRHLDVRFCIVAAAGARAVISDESDDLRWWPVDALPERTDPLLAASVRLAVAAAAAV; encoded by the coding sequence ATGTCGCACGCCGAACTGCACGCGGACGCCATACGGGTGCTCACGGCCTGGCGGCCGTCCGATGAGTCGCAACAGGCATTGGCCCACGGCTACCTGGCCTTCCTGGCAGCGCGGGCAGACGCGATCCGACGGTCGTGCGTGCCCGGTCATCTGACCGCGAGCGCCGTCGTGCTGTCGGCGGACCTGCGCTCGACCCTGCTCACCCTGCATCCGCGGGTCGGGCGATGGCTCCAGCTCGGCGGGCACTGCGAGGACGGCGACGCGACCCTGGCCGATGCCGCCCTGCGGGAGGCAGTCGAGGAGTCCGGGATCGCTGATCTGGCGCCGGTGGCCGGTCCGATCCAGCTCGACGTGCACCCCATCACCTGTTCGCTCGGCGTCCCCACCCGGCACCTGGACGTCCGGTTCTGCATCGTCGCCGCCGCCGGCGCCCGGGCGGTGATCTCCGACGAGTCGGACGATCTGCGGTGGTGGCCGGTCGATGCGCTGCCGGAGCGGACCGATCCGTTGTTGGCCGCCTCGGTCCGCCTCGCAGTCGCCGCCGCCGCCGCCGTCTGA
- a CDS encoding glycosyltransferase family 39 protein, translating to MRRTATAESGPRSIPSRPPFAHLPVWSAVVMIGLLLTVLAPRYGYHRDELYFRMLTPAWNYVDQPPFTPWLVRTMSSLVADEVWAIRTPATLCLAGSVLVIAAITREVGGNAAAQTISAWGYTFGALPLTMGHVMLTASVDLVVWPLTALFVIRALRRDDPRWWLATGALIGLSTYNKLLIIYLVAALLIGIAALGPRRVLRSPWMWGAAALAVLIALPNLIYQVSHDWPQLAMGAALSGNNGDDVRVKTVPFLALLLGPPLIPIWVAGLVALARWPQWRELRGLVVAFPMVVVFTVIGGAQVHYPLGILAVVYAIGAVPTADWIGREFASAARW from the coding sequence GTGCGCAGAACGGCGACCGCCGAGTCCGGCCCTCGATCGATCCCGTCGCGCCCACCCTTTGCTCACCTGCCGGTCTGGTCCGCGGTGGTGATGATCGGGTTGCTGCTGACCGTGCTGGCCCCGCGGTACGGCTACCACCGCGACGAGCTCTACTTCCGGATGCTCACGCCGGCCTGGAACTACGTGGACCAGCCGCCATTCACGCCCTGGCTGGTGCGAACGATGAGCAGCCTGGTCGCCGATGAAGTCTGGGCGATCCGGACCCCGGCCACCCTGTGCCTCGCCGGATCGGTGCTGGTGATCGCAGCGATCACTCGCGAGGTCGGCGGAAATGCTGCAGCGCAGACCATCTCGGCGTGGGGATACACGTTCGGTGCGCTGCCGCTGACCATGGGTCACGTAATGCTGACCGCGTCCGTCGATCTGGTGGTGTGGCCACTGACGGCGCTGTTCGTGATCCGCGCGCTGCGGCGGGACGACCCACGCTGGTGGCTCGCCACCGGCGCCCTGATCGGACTCTCCACATACAACAAGCTGCTGATCATCTACCTGGTCGCCGCACTGCTGATCGGTATCGCTGCTCTTGGCCCGCGGCGGGTGCTGCGGTCGCCGTGGATGTGGGGCGCCGCGGCGCTGGCGGTGCTGATCGCCCTGCCGAACCTGATCTACCAGGTCTCCCACGACTGGCCACAGCTCGCCATGGGCGCCGCCCTTTCGGGCAACAACGGGGATGACGTACGGGTGAAGACGGTGCCCTTCCTGGCGCTGTTGCTCGGCCCCCCACTGATCCCCATCTGGGTCGCGGGCCTGGTCGCCCTGGCTCGTTGGCCGCAATGGCGGGAGCTGCGTGGGCTGGTGGTCGCGTTTCCGATGGTGGTGGTCTTCACTGTGATCGGTGGGGCGCAGGTCCACTACCCGCTCGGGATTCTGGCCGTCGTGTACGCCATCGGCGCCGTCCCCACCGCGGACTGGATCGGTCGGGAATTCGCGTCCGCCGCGCGCTGGTGA
- the rpsN gene encoding 30S ribosomal protein S14 — protein sequence MAKASKIARNRQRQEVVARYAERRLALKETARTATDPTERDAARTALQQLPRDASPVRVRHRDVADGRPRGYLRKFGVSRIRMRAMAHAGELPGVRKSSW from the coding sequence ATGGCCAAGGCCTCGAAGATCGCCCGTAATCGGCAGCGCCAGGAGGTGGTCGCCCGGTACGCCGAGCGGCGCCTCGCGCTCAAGGAGACCGCACGCACTGCTACGGATCCCACCGAGCGTGACGCGGCCCGGACCGCCTTACAGCAACTGCCGCGGGATGCCTCACCGGTCCGGGTACGCCACCGCGACGTCGCCGACGGACGTCCGCGCGGCTATCTGCGAAAGTTCGGGGTGTCGCGGATCCGGATGCGAGCGATGGCCCACGCAGGCGAACTCCCCGGAGTCCGGAAATCCAGCTGGTGA
- the rpmB gene encoding 50S ribosomal protein L28 — translation MSRHCQLTGRVPGFGRAISHSHVRIPRRFDPNIQRRRVYVPSLGRTVRLRLSAKGLKLLDRIGPDAAVARMRARGEKV, via the coding sequence ATGTCCCGCCACTGTCAGCTCACCGGTCGCGTTCCCGGCTTCGGCCGCGCGATCTCGCACAGCCACGTCCGCATACCCCGCCGGTTCGACCCGAACATCCAACGTCGTCGGGTGTACGTCCCGTCCCTGGGCCGCACGGTCCGACTCCGGTTGAGCGCCAAAGGTCTGAAGCTTCTGGACCGGATCGGCCCGGACGCCGCCGTGGCCAGGATGCGCGCCCGCGGCGAGAAGGTCTGA
- the rpmG gene encoding 50S ribosomal protein L33, whose amino-acid sequence MARNDVRPIVKLKSTAGTGYTYVTRKNRRNDPDRMVLRKFDPVARQYVDFREER is encoded by the coding sequence ATGGCCAGGAACGACGTTCGCCCGATCGTCAAGCTGAAGTCGACCGCAGGGACCGGCTACACGTACGTCACCCGCAAGAATCGTCGCAACGACCCGGACCGGATGGTGCTGCGCAAGTTCGATCCGGTTGCGCGACAATACGTCGACTTCCGGGAAGAACGCTGA
- the rpsR gene encoding 30S ribosomal protein S18, whose protein sequence is MPRVQRKIAEHRSARSKPNPLYGVAAADIDYKDSMMLRRFISDRDKIRSRRVTGLTPRQQRTIRYPPLRYGMS, encoded by the coding sequence ATGCCGCGGGTCCAGCGGAAGATCGCCGAGCATCGATCCGCCCGCAGCAAGCCCAATCCGCTCTACGGCGTCGCCGCCGCCGACATCGACTACAAGGACTCGATGATGCTGCGCCGCTTCATCTCCGACCGCGACAAGATCCGTAGCCGCCGGGTCACGGGCCTCACCCCACGGCAGCAGCGAACGATCCGGTATCCGCCGCTGCGGTATGGGATGTCGTGA
- a CDS encoding metalloregulator ArsR/SmtB family transcription factor, which yields MTAAPDRPSSTDIDDAVELLRALASGVRMSIVIELLDGPLFVNELVSRLDVSQPLVSQHLKILRAAGVVRSERQDRSIAYELVDNHLAHIVLDAVAHAHELH from the coding sequence ATGACCGCGGCACCCGATCGCCCGAGCAGCACAGACATCGACGACGCCGTCGAGTTGCTGCGCGCTCTGGCATCGGGTGTCCGGATGTCCATCGTCATCGAACTGCTCGACGGTCCGCTGTTCGTCAACGAACTGGTGTCCAGGCTCGACGTCTCGCAACCCCTGGTCAGTCAACACCTGAAGATCCTGCGGGCAGCGGGCGTGGTCCGCTCCGAGCGGCAGGACCGCAGCATCGCCTACGAGTTGGTCGACAACCACTTGGCGCACATCGTCCTGGATGCTGTCGCCCACGCCCACGAGCTCCACTGA
- a CDS encoding DUF4383 domain-containing protein — protein sequence MSERARISQTVLDAFDSAHCHISEPLLVHATSDLLPARTGSDAAAVDAAGGGYLLTHSINRGGRMYARLYAKVAGVIIVLIGVGGLLLGEKSLFGILNIDIAEDAIHLITGGMMAGVGFRGSDRAVRSVVGGLGVVYLLVGVLGFFVPDLFGLLPHEYHTVLDNLIHLSLGVLGVAVGFFLGQRPVAQSSKLAT from the coding sequence GTGTCGGAACGCGCCCGCATCTCCCAGACCGTCCTCGACGCATTCGACAGCGCCCACTGCCACATCTCGGAGCCGCTGCTTGTCCATGCGACCTCCGATCTGCTTCCAGCTCGGACGGGTAGCGATGCGGCTGCTGTGGATGCCGCCGGAGGAGGGTATCTTCTGACACACTCGATCAACCGTGGAGGTCGCATGTACGCACGTCTGTACGCCAAAGTCGCTGGGGTGATCATCGTGCTCATCGGCGTCGGCGGCCTCCTGCTAGGAGAGAAGTCGCTCTTCGGGATCCTCAACATCGACATCGCAGAAGACGCGATTCACTTGATCACCGGCGGAATGATGGCTGGTGTAGGTTTCCGCGGCTCGGACCGAGCCGTGCGTTCGGTGGTCGGCGGTCTGGGAGTGGTGTACCTACTCGTCGGCGTCCTGGGCTTTTTTGTCCCGGACCTGTTCGGGCTCCTACCGCACGAGTACCACACTGTGCTGGACAACCTGATCCACCTGTCGCTGGGTGTTCTCGGTGTCGCGGTGGGATTCTTCCTCGGGCAGCGGCCGGTCGCGCAGTCCTCGAAATTGGCCACGTAG
- a CDS encoding histone-like nucleoid-structuring protein Lsr2 — MPIRTRRPVDHAGWFRRHWGKKNGHSVSERGRIPEAILAAFDAAH, encoded by the coding sequence GTGCCCATCAGGACAAGGAGACCGGTTGACCATGCTGGATGGTTCCGCCGTCACTGGGGGAAGAAGAACGGCCACTCAGTCTCTGAACGAGGCCGAATCCCCGAAGCGATTCTGGCGGCTTTCGACGCGGCCCACTGA
- a CDS encoding DUF2231 domain-containing protein has product MGHTIHPVVVIAPLGLWGSATVLDVVGGPDAASAARRLTLAGLLAITPAVITGLVEWTSTGPRDSRVGVVHAAVNTVAAVLFAGSYWARGSRRPLGIGLGLAGNAVAGIGGYFGGHLAAARHVGSRHAAFADSS; this is encoded by the coding sequence ATGGGTCATACGATCCACCCGGTGGTCGTCATCGCGCCGCTCGGCCTGTGGGGTTCGGCGACCGTGTTGGATGTCGTCGGCGGTCCGGATGCTGCCTCCGCTGCCCGGCGGCTGACGCTGGCGGGTCTGCTGGCTATCACCCCCGCTGTCATCACCGGGCTGGTGGAATGGACAAGTACTGGACCCAGGGACAGCCGCGTCGGGGTGGTCCATGCGGCGGTCAACACAGTGGCTGCCGTCCTGTTCGCAGGTTCGTACTGGGCTCGTGGATCCCGTCGCCCACTCGGGATCGGTCTGGGTCTCGCCGGCAATGCCGTGGCGGGCATCGGCGGCTACTTCGGAGGTCATCTGGCGGCGGCACGGCACGTGGGCAGCCGTCATGCCGCTTTTGCGGATTCCTCATGA
- a CDS encoding IS4 family transposase: MPRAGWVKPESDRRLSDLVSVGVLTRVFPPDLVDEVVAAAGRTEQRHRSLPARVMAYFSIGMALYSEGSYEDVLAQLTDGLSWVSGWQQRFKPPSKSAIFQARARLGSEPLAALFERVAVPLGTEAMPGVWLAGRRLVAIDGTCLDVADTPVNADYFGRAGVNKGEQAAFPMARVLALAECGTHAIFAANVGVYAESEAALTVPLLNRLEKGMLLTADRGFFSYALWRTASATGADLLWRVRTDKAGPKPVHLQDLPDGSWLAHLQQTHSAAARRAEPMKVRVIDYTIDDGRDNPTGYRLFTTMLDPDEVTAVDLAAAYTQRWEIEVAFDELKTHQRGPRTVLRSKSPDLVLQEIWGHLCCHYAIRSLMTDAAAHAGHDPDRVSFVAALRITRQSIAHQGDFSPSRP; encoded by the coding sequence ATGCCGCGTGCTGGGTGGGTGAAGCCGGAGTCGGATCGTCGGTTGTCGGATCTGGTGTCGGTTGGGGTGTTGACTCGGGTGTTCCCGCCGGATTTGGTTGATGAGGTGGTGGCTGCGGCGGGGCGGACAGAGCAGCGTCACAGATCGTTGCCGGCGCGGGTGATGGCTTACTTCTCGATCGGGATGGCGTTGTACTCCGAGGGTTCCTATGAGGATGTGCTGGCGCAGCTCACTGATGGCCTGTCCTGGGTGTCGGGCTGGCAGCAGAGGTTCAAACCGCCGAGCAAGTCCGCGATCTTCCAGGCGCGGGCCCGGTTGGGGTCGGAGCCGTTGGCGGCGCTGTTCGAGCGGGTCGCTGTGCCGCTGGGTACTGAGGCGATGCCGGGGGTGTGGCTGGCAGGGCGGCGGCTGGTGGCCATCGACGGCACCTGCCTGGACGTGGCCGATACGCCGGTGAATGCCGACTACTTCGGTAGGGCGGGGGTGAACAAGGGTGAGCAGGCGGCCTTTCCGATGGCCAGGGTCCTCGCGCTGGCCGAGTGCGGCACCCACGCGATATTCGCGGCGAACGTCGGGGTGTACGCCGAGTCCGAGGCCGCGCTGACCGTGCCGCTGCTGAACCGGCTGGAGAAGGGGATGCTACTCACCGCAGATCGCGGGTTCTTCTCCTATGCGTTGTGGCGCACCGCGTCCGCTACGGGAGCTGACTTGTTGTGGCGGGTGCGAACGGACAAGGCTGGGCCGAAACCCGTACACCTGCAGGACCTCCCGGACGGTTCCTGGCTGGCCCACCTGCAACAGACACACTCCGCCGCGGCACGCCGCGCAGAGCCCATGAAGGTCCGTGTCATCGACTACACCATCGACGACGGACGAGACAATCCCACCGGGTACCGGCTGTTCACCACGATGCTCGATCCGGACGAGGTCACCGCAGTTGACCTCGCCGCGGCCTACACCCAGCGGTGGGAGATCGAAGTCGCGTTCGACGAACTCAAGACCCACCAACGCGGACCCCGCACCGTGCTGCGCTCGAAGTCGCCCGATCTGGTCCTCCAGGAGATCTGGGGCCACCTGTGCTGCCACTACGCGATCCGATCCCTGATGACCGACGCCGCCGCGCACGCCGGTCACGACCCGGACCGGGTCAGTTTCGTTGCCGCGCTCCGGATCACCCGCCAGTCCATCGCCCACCAGGGCGACTTTTCCCCCTCGCGACCCTGA
- a CDS encoding SDR family oxidoreductase, whose translation MHVFVTGGTGQTGPAIISELIGSDHTVTGLARSDASAARLAALGATPLRGSVDDLDALQAGASQAEGVVHMAIAGDFSDPQDITQREVAAIQALGQALVGSGKPLVTTSGTLVMRAGGISTEHDETDAQAIGALRIPGEQACLGFAEQGVRAVVLRLAPTVHGPRDHGFMPMLIAAARASGVSAYVGDGRNRWPAVHRQDAANLYRLALEKAPAGHTVHAIGEPDIAFRSIAEKIGEKLGVPVASVTAQDARGHFANPFMANIFGTDAPASSAHTQQLLGWTPNHWTLLEDFEHGDYFDPHT comes from the coding sequence ATGCATGTGTTCGTCACCGGCGGCACCGGTCAGACCGGTCCCGCGATCATTTCCGAGTTGATCGGGTCGGACCATACTGTCACCGGCCTGGCGCGCTCGGATGCCTCAGCGGCCCGGTTGGCGGCGCTGGGAGCAACGCCGCTTCGCGGGTCGGTGGATGATCTGGACGCTCTGCAGGCCGGCGCGTCGCAGGCCGAGGGCGTCGTGCACATGGCCATCGCGGGCGATTTCAGCGACCCGCAGGACATCACCCAACGCGAAGTCGCGGCGATCCAGGCGTTGGGCCAGGCACTGGTTGGCAGCGGCAAGCCACTGGTGACCACATCGGGCACGCTGGTGATGCGGGCCGGTGGGATTAGCACCGAACACGACGAAACCGACGCCCAGGCGATCGGCGCCTTGCGCATTCCGGGGGAGCAGGCCTGTCTGGGCTTCGCCGAGCAGGGTGTGCGGGCCGTGGTGCTGCGGTTGGCCCCCACCGTGCACGGCCCGCGCGATCACGGGTTCATGCCCATGCTGATCGCCGCCGCCCGGGCCAGCGGCGTCTCGGCCTACGTCGGGGACGGGAGGAACCGCTGGCCGGCCGTGCACCGCCAGGACGCAGCCAACCTCTACCGCCTGGCACTGGAAAAGGCCCCCGCCGGTCACACTGTCCACGCCATCGGTGAACCTGACATCGCGTTCCGCAGCATCGCCGAGAAGATCGGCGAAAAGCTGGGCGTTCCCGTTGCGTCGGTCACCGCTCAGGACGCCCGAGGCCACTTCGCCAACCCGTTCATGGCCAATATATTCGGCACCGACGCGCCCGCCTCCAGTGCGCACACCCAACAGCTGCTCGGCTGGACGCCCAACCATTGGACGCTGCTGGAGGACTTCGAACACGGCGACTACTTCGACCCGCACACCTGA
- a CDS encoding TetR family transcriptional regulator, with translation MPRSGAEARDRLERAALELYRQRGYDQTTIADIATEAGVTQRTFFRHFTDKREVLFSVEGRQQEALARALAEVPSTVPPLATMLQAFRSMAPVLEDNRPLAVARHSVITVTPALRERELLKEAALSDVVAAALRERGLPDWRATLLAQVGTAALGHAIHTWVADPSSDIDTLIGRAFADLRAFTDDDTASGAGTR, from the coding sequence ATGCCCCGCAGCGGCGCCGAAGCGCGCGACCGACTCGAGCGCGCCGCTCTCGAGCTCTACCGCCAGCGTGGCTACGACCAGACCACCATCGCCGATATCGCTACCGAAGCCGGTGTCACGCAGCGCACCTTCTTCCGGCACTTCACCGACAAGCGTGAGGTGCTCTTCAGCGTCGAAGGCCGTCAACAGGAGGCGCTTGCTCGGGCCCTGGCCGAGGTGCCGAGCACGGTGCCGCCGTTAGCGACCATGCTCCAGGCGTTCCGTTCGATGGCTCCTGTCCTTGAGGACAACCGCCCGCTCGCCGTGGCGCGTCACAGCGTCATCACGGTGACCCCGGCGCTGCGCGAGCGAGAGTTGCTGAAGGAAGCGGCGTTGAGCGACGTTGTCGCCGCCGCGCTACGAGAGCGTGGCCTGCCTGACTGGCGCGCGACCCTGCTGGCCCAAGTCGGTACCGCTGCCTTGGGCCATGCAATTCACACGTGGGTCGCCGACCCGTCCAGTGACATCGACACCCTGATCGGGCGGGCCTTCGCCGACCTCCGCGCATTCACCGACGACGACACCGCATCCGGGGCCGGCACTCGGTGA
- a CDS encoding helix-turn-helix transcriptional regulator, producing MDLTEMGGFLKSRRDRLNPRDLGLHNGPRRRVAGLRRDEVATLAGASVDYYAQLEQGRGAQPSEQMLAALARALHLSLDERNHLYYLAGRPLPPEGGPNAHVHPGMLDLLDRLPATPAQIISDLSVTLVQNRMAAALLGWPKPATGLAASFIYQWFTDPQSRQLYHPDEHHHQSSVFVADLRAVAARRGSDRFVSDLTRRLTGESGEFSELWARQDVAIRRSDRKRLLHPTIGEIELNCLSLLSEDGTQRLLWFTPPPGTAAVEQLELLHVIGTLAEP from the coding sequence ATGGACTTGACCGAGATGGGTGGCTTCCTCAAATCCCGGCGGGACCGGCTCAATCCGCGGGACCTGGGTCTGCACAACGGCCCGCGGCGCCGGGTCGCGGGCCTGCGACGCGATGAGGTGGCGACCCTGGCCGGCGCGTCTGTCGACTACTACGCCCAACTCGAGCAGGGCCGCGGAGCGCAGCCGTCCGAGCAGATGCTCGCCGCGCTGGCCCGGGCCCTACACCTGAGCCTGGACGAACGGAACCACCTGTACTACCTGGCCGGTCGCCCACTACCGCCCGAAGGCGGCCCGAACGCGCACGTCCACCCCGGAATGCTCGACCTGTTGGACCGGCTCCCGGCCACACCCGCGCAGATCATCAGCGACCTGAGCGTCACCCTGGTACAGAACCGGATGGCGGCCGCACTACTGGGCTGGCCCAAGCCTGCGACCGGCCTGGCCGCCAGTTTCATCTACCAGTGGTTCACCGATCCCCAGTCGCGGCAGCTGTATCACCCCGACGAGCACCACCACCAATCATCGGTGTTCGTCGCCGACCTCCGAGCCGTCGCCGCCCGCCGGGGCAGCGACCGGTTCGTCTCCGACCTGACCCGCCGCCTCACAGGCGAAAGCGGAGAATTCTCGGAGCTGTGGGCCCGGCAGGATGTCGCCATCCGCCGCTCCGACCGCAAACGGCTCCTACACCCGACCATCGGTGAAATAGAGCTGAACTGCCTGAGCCTGCTCAGCGAGGACGGCACCCAACGCCTGCTCTGGTTCACCCCACCACCAGGAACCGCCGCCGTGGAACAACTGGAACTCCTCCACGTCATCGGCACCCTCGCCGAACCGTGA
- a CDS encoding SDR family oxidoreductase: MTGSKVAIVTGGSRGIGRAVAVRLASDGVAVAVTYATSFQAAQELVATVQGGGGRAVAIRADVAGAAQVLALFAQTESQFGGVDVVVAAAGIMRPALLAQATDADFTAHVQVNIRGTFNVLREAARRVRDGGRIITFSSTTSALNAPGYGTYNATKGAVEGFTRILAREIGPCGITVNAIAPGPVETELFMAGKNVADVQRLADLAPQHRIGQPVDMADAVALLVSADAGWINGQIVRVNGGIA, from the coding sequence ATGACCGGGTCGAAGGTTGCGATTGTCACGGGCGGGTCTCGTGGCATCGGGCGGGCCGTCGCCGTCCGGCTGGCCAGCGACGGAGTCGCGGTGGCGGTCACCTACGCCACATCTTTCCAGGCGGCGCAAGAGCTGGTGGCGACCGTTCAGGGCGGCGGGGGCCGGGCGGTGGCGATCCGCGCCGATGTGGCCGGCGCTGCGCAGGTGCTGGCCCTGTTCGCACAGACGGAGTCGCAGTTCGGTGGGGTGGACGTCGTCGTGGCCGCCGCCGGGATCATGCGGCCGGCGTTGCTGGCGCAGGCCACGGACGCGGACTTCACCGCACACGTCCAGGTGAATATCCGGGGCACCTTCAACGTTCTGCGGGAGGCGGCCCGCCGGGTCCGCGACGGCGGACGCATCATCACCTTCTCCAGCACCACGTCGGCGTTGAACGCACCCGGCTATGGCACCTACAACGCCACCAAGGGCGCGGTGGAAGGGTTCACCCGGATCCTGGCCAGGGAGATCGGGCCCTGCGGAATCACGGTGAACGCGATCGCCCCCGGACCGGTGGAGACGGAGTTGTTCATGGCCGGCAAGAACGTCGCCGATGTGCAGCGGCTGGCCGATCTGGCCCCGCAGCACCGCATCGGGCAGCCCGTGGACATGGCCGACGCCGTGGCCCTGCTCGTCTCGGCCGATGCCGGGTGGATCAACGGTCAGATCGTCCGGGTCAACGGAGGAATCGCATGA
- a CDS encoding SDR family NAD(P)-dependent oxidoreductase: MSNPQASDAVQVVVVTGAGSGLGRAVAEKLALAGHIVYAGMRGIATRSADRAAAADAFAAAHDLVLRPLELDVLSDTGCRAAIDQVLAEQGRLDVVVNNAGMLMAGVAEAFTPDQFQTILDTNVVSWLRMNRAVLPVMRRQHAGTLVYISSTTAHIVEPFMATYIASKAAGEAFAESIGFEVTGFGIDTVIIVPGAFTRGTQHFAHSAAPGERAVVAQYGDLTAVVAQIPGRLEAIDIAHQGHVADVGSVGDALVEVLGKPRGSRPRRVIVDAQHKGVEDIDAVTADRQRAFFTALGIEHLIDLPALP; encoded by the coding sequence ATGAGCAACCCACAGGCCAGCGATGCTGTGCAGGTCGTCGTGGTCACCGGCGCTGGGTCCGGACTTGGCCGGGCCGTCGCCGAGAAGCTGGCCCTGGCCGGTCATATCGTCTACGCCGGGATGCGGGGCATCGCCACCCGTTCGGCAGACCGCGCGGCCGCCGCCGACGCGTTCGCCGCCGCACACGATCTTGTGTTGCGCCCGTTGGAGTTGGATGTGCTGTCTGACACCGGGTGCCGGGCTGCCATCGATCAGGTGCTGGCTGAGCAGGGCCGGTTGGATGTGGTGGTCAACAACGCCGGGATGCTGATGGCCGGTGTCGCGGAGGCGTTCACCCCGGATCAGTTCCAGACGATCCTGGACACCAATGTGGTGTCCTGGTTGCGGATGAACCGTGCGGTGCTGCCGGTGATGCGCCGCCAACACGCCGGGACGCTGGTCTACATCAGCAGCACCACCGCGCACATCGTGGAACCGTTCATGGCCACCTACATCGCCAGCAAAGCCGCCGGTGAAGCGTTCGCCGAATCGATCGGTTTCGAAGTCACCGGGTTCGGTATCGACACCGTCATCATCGTGCCCGGCGCGTTCACCCGAGGCACCCAGCACTTCGCCCACAGCGCCGCACCGGGCGAACGCGCGGTGGTGGCCCAGTACGGCGACCTCACCGCGGTGGTCGCCCAGATTCCCGGCCGGCTGGAGGCCATCGACATCGCCCACCAGGGCCACGTAGCCGACGTCGGCTCGGTCGGCGACGCCCTGGTCGAGGTGTTGGGCAAGCCCCGCGGCTCCCGGCCGCGCCGGGTGATCGTCGATGCCCAACACAAAGGAGTGGAAGACATCGACGCGGTCACCGCCGACCGGCAGCGGGCGTTCTTCACCGCCCTGGGCATCGAGCATCTCATCGACCTCCCCGCCCTCCCCTGA